GAAACCCTGCGCCGCGCCCTGCCCGAATGGTGCGAACCGAGCGATCTGGGCATGGTGGTCCAATCGGCCTGCCTGGCGCACGACATCGGCAATCCGCCGTTCGGCCATTCCGGCGAAGACGCGATCCGTCACTGGTTCCAGCAGGCTGCCGGGCGAGGCTGGCTGGACGCGATGAGCGACGCCGAGCGCGGCGACTTCCTGAATTTCGAAGGCAATGCCCAGGGTTTCCGGGTGCTCACGCAACTGGAATATCACCAGTTCGACGGCGGCACCCGACTGACCTACGCCACCCTCGGCACTTACCTGAAGTACCCGTGGACTGCGCGTCACGCCGACTCCCTCGGTTACAAGAAGCACAAATTCGGTTGCTATCAGAGCGAACTGCCGTTGCTCGAACAGATCGCCCACAAGCTGGGTCTGCCGCAACTGGAAGAGCAACGTTGGGCGCGCCATCCGTTGGTGTATCTGATGGAGGCGGCCGACGACATCTGCTACGCCCTGATCGATCTGGAAGATGGCCTGGAAATGGAGCTGCTGGATTACGCCGAAGTCGAGTCGCTACTGCTCGGTCTGGTCGGCGATGATCTGCCGGAAACCTACCGCCAGCTCGGCCCGCAGGATTCGCGCCGGCGCAAACTGGCAATCCTGCGCGGCAAAGCCATCGAGCACCTGACCAACGCCGCTGCCCGAGCCTTCGTCGAACAACAGGACGCACTGCTGGCCGGTACGCTGCCGGGGGATCTGGTAGAACACATGCACGGCCCGGCCAAACGCTGCGTGTTGAATGCCAAGGACATCGCCCGCAAGAAAATCTTCCAGGACAAGCGCAAGACCCTGCATGAAATCGGCGCCTACACGACCCTGGAGATTTTGCTCAACGCCTTCTGCGGCGCGGCCCTGGAACAGCACAACGGCCGCACGCCGTCGTTCAAGAGCCGCCGGATTCTCGATCTGCTGGGCAACAACGCACCGGATCCGCACGGTCCTCTACACACATCGTTCCTGCGCATGATCGACTTCATCGCCGGCATGACCGACAGCTACGCCAGCGACATGGCGCTGGAAATGACCGGCCGTTCCAGCCACTGACGTCTGCCCCCCACCCGATCTGCAATGGATCGGGCGGGTCTGGCGCAATAGCGGCGAAAAGACAATCCTTTCCCTCTGTATATGTTCAAGAAAACGAAACCAGACAACGAATAATAGTTTCAGCATTGACCGCACAAACTTTTTCTGCGCACCTGCAAACTTAATCAAGAACAACGTTTGAACATCTCACGCCTCTACCTACGTCAAACCTAGTTAACACGTAGTCTGATTCTCCTTTATTTGTAGGACTTCTCTCTGATTGCTGCTGACGGCCTGTCAGTTCATGCGAGCGTTCATTCATCTGAGCTAAGGTTCGCCCTTTATTTGCGCTCGTATGGGATTTGATTATGAACTCCGTTTTTATTGTCGACGATCACCCGGTCATCCGACTTGCCGTTCGAATGCTGCTGGAGCATGAAGGTTATAAAGTCGTCGGAGAAACCGATAACGGCGTCGATGCCATGCAGATGGTTCGCGAATGCATGCCCGACCTGATCATTCTCGACATCAGCATTCCCAAGCTCGACGGCCTGGAAGTCCTGTCCCGCTTCAACGCAATGAGTTCGCCATTCAAGACGCTGGTATTGACTGCGCAATGCCCGACCCTGTTCGGCATACGTTGCATGCAGTCAGGTGCCTCGGGTTACGTGTGCAAACAGGAAGATCTGAGTGAACTGGTCAGTGCAATCAAAGCCGTACTGTCCGGTTACAACTACTTCCCCAGCCAGGCCTTGAATCCGGTTCGTCACGATGATGTGCGCTATGTAGAACTTGAACTTTTCAAATCCGTCAATGATCGGGAATTGATGGTGCTGCAATTGTTTGCCCAAGGGCGTACCAACAAGGAAATTGCCAAAGGCATGTTTCTCAGCAACAAAACCGTCAGCACTTATAAAAAACGCCTGATGCAAAAACTCAAAGCCAAGTCCCTTGTAGAACTTATCGAAATGGCCAAACGTAACGCACTCGTGTGAGAGCCAACATGCCCAGTCGCTTAAAGAGTTTTCTGATTGCATTGAGTGCATGCCTGTTTATCAGCGCACCTGTCACGGTTGCATCGCCCACCTTCCAGGACTTTGTCCTGCTTGCGCGCTCGACCGACAGATCCATACCGGTCCTGCTCGAGCCCTCGCAATTGGCATGGCTGCACGCTCGCAATGAGTTGATTCTGGGG
The window above is part of the Pseudomonas fluorescens genome. Proteins encoded here:
- a CDS encoding response regulator transcription factor — encoded protein: MNSVFIVDDHPVIRLAVRMLLEHEGYKVVGETDNGVDAMQMVRECMPDLIILDISIPKLDGLEVLSRFNAMSSPFKTLVLTAQCPTLFGIRCMQSGASGYVCKQEDLSELVSAIKAVLSGYNYFPSQALNPVRHDDVRYVELELFKSVNDRELMVLQLFAQGRTNKEIAKGMFLSNKTVSTYKKRLMQKLKAKSLVELIEMAKRNALV
- a CDS encoding deoxyguanosinetriphosphate triphosphohydrolase; this encodes MDWHTLLNRERLGKPLHSPQELGRSPFHKDHDRIIFSGAFRRLGRKTQVHPVSSNDHIHTRLTHSLEVSCVGRSLGMRVGETLRRALPEWCEPSDLGMVVQSACLAHDIGNPPFGHSGEDAIRHWFQQAAGRGWLDAMSDAERGDFLNFEGNAQGFRVLTQLEYHQFDGGTRLTYATLGTYLKYPWTARHADSLGYKKHKFGCYQSELPLLEQIAHKLGLPQLEEQRWARHPLVYLMEAADDICYALIDLEDGLEMELLDYAEVESLLLGLVGDDLPETYRQLGPQDSRRRKLAILRGKAIEHLTNAAARAFVEQQDALLAGTLPGDLVEHMHGPAKRCVLNAKDIARKKIFQDKRKTLHEIGAYTTLEILLNAFCGAALEQHNGRTPSFKSRRILDLLGNNAPDPHGPLHTSFLRMIDFIAGMTDSYASDMALEMTGRSSH